Proteins from a genomic interval of Zingiber officinale cultivar Zhangliang chromosome 1B, Zo_v1.1, whole genome shotgun sequence:
- the LOC122012441 gene encoding heavy metal-associated isoprenylated plant protein 30-like produces MERALASLLSTIYYPFRHKAGHRSKNYRNAYYHSTASTSTNTYFFQGNNNKMTNKGRPLSLQTVELKVRMCCEGCERVVKQALLKLRGVDSVEVELELQKVTVTGYVERNKVLKEVRRSGKKAEFWPNPDMPLYFTTAKNYFHDEESFRNSYNYWRHGYNGDKHGHVRVPQRGDDAVSNIFNDDDVNACAVM; encoded by the exons ATGGAAAGAGCACTTGCCTCCTTGTTGTCCACCATCTACTACCCCTTTCGCCATAAGGCAGGCCACCGTAGTAAGAACTACAGAAACGCTTACTACCACAGCACTGCAAGTACCAGCACCAACACTTATTTCTTCCAAGGAAACAATAATAAGATGACCAACAAGGGACGCCCTCTCTCCCTCCAG ACAGTGGAGCTTAAAGTGAGGATGTGTTGCGAAGGCTGCGAGAGGGTGGTCAAACAAGCCCTTCTGAAGCTTAGAG GAGTGGACTCGGTGGAGGTGGAGTTGGAATTGCAGAAAGTGACAGTGACGGGGTACGTGGAGCGGAACAAGGTGCTGAAGGAGGTGCGTCGGAGCGGGAAGAAGGCGGAGTTCTGGCCCAACCCGGACATGCCGCTCTACTTCACGACGGCGAAGAACTACTTCCACGACGAGGAGTCGTTCAGAAACAGCTACAACTACTGGCGCCACGGCTATAACGGCGACAAGCACGGCCACGTCCGCGTGCCTCAAAGAGGCGACGATGCCGTCAGCAACATCTTCAACGACGACGACGTCAACGCCTGCGCTGTGATGTGA